Below is a window of Longimicrobium sp. DNA.
CAGATCCAGTCGTCGGCCTCTACACGGCGACGGATCAACGGCCACGTGGGCAGCTTCGCGTCGTAGGTGGCGCGCACCTCGTAGCGGAATGTGTCCCAGTCGTCGTACAGCACGCCCGTTCCAGGGGCCACGCCCTTCTCCAGCAGGTCGTAGAGCACGCAGTGGCCGATCACCGTCTTGCCGCGTCCGAACTCGCCCCAGAGCAGCACGCTGCGGGTTCCGGCGGTGTAGCGGTCGTTGCGATCCGCCTTCGAGAACTCGCGCGATACGGCGTAGGCGCGCTCCTGTCCGGGTCGGGGCTGGAGGTCGGCGAAGGTGGCCTTGAAGTTCCAGGGGTTGCCGCCCGCCGCTTCGCACCGCTCGAAGCGCGAGGGGGTGGGGCGAGGCGTCTGGTCGCTGTCGAGAGCTGCGGAAGCCGCCGCCGCCTGCTCGCACTCTCGCCGGTGGCACTGGGGGCAGAGTTCCGGCACCGCGCCCATCATGCGGCCGTTGCTCCAGAGGACGCCGACCGGGAACCACCATGGCGGCGGGGCCGGGCTGCCCTCCTCGGCCAGTTCAGGCGAGACCCGGCGCACCGCCGCACCCTCGGTGGAGCCGGACCGCTCCCAGCAGCGAGTGCAGAGGGCGTAGGCGTCCGCGAAGCCGCCGAACACCTCGCCGAGGGGCTGTGGCGGCTGGTCACGCCGCATCGGAGTACGTGCGGGCTCCCGGCGCGCCGGGCCGGCCGGCGGGTGCTGTCCGGCGGGGGGATGGGCGGCGGCCTGAGGCGCTGTCGTCGTGTCCGGCATGGGGCGGCGGATCCAGGTTGCGGGTTCGGTGGCGTTCGGCTTCCTGGCGGACGACGGGGGTGAAGTACGACATGCGGTCGATCTGCCGGCGTTCGGGCGTCGGCCGGTAGGCCCTGGCCGCTCGGTAGACCGCCGCCGCGATCACTTGCCGCGGGACCGGTTCCGGCGGCGGTGCGTTCTCCGCGCCTTCGCCGAAGATCTCGCCGCGCCGCCAGCGCTCCACCGCGTCCCGGTGGAGCGGGTTGGTGTGGACCAGGCGGTTGAACGCCTCGCCGACCGCGCCGTGCTGCATCCCGAGGTTGGCGAGGGAAACGACGTACCCGACGAACTCCTGCTCGTCCATCGCTTCGACGTCGCGCCTCGCGCGCCCGTCCGACTGACCGACTGGTTCAGGTGTTGGTTCATCCTTTGGTTTGGGTGACACAGCTCTGTCACCCCGCTCTGCCCCGGGTGTCACCCCGTCGGGGCCTGTGTTGTCACCCCGTGGCGTCTCTTCACCGGGTGACAAATCGTCACCCCGTCCGATGTCGGGTGCCCCGCCGGCCTCCACCTGCTCGTCCGCCTGGCCCTCGCTCCACCGCGCTGCGGCGCTGCGACGCCCGCCCTCAGCTCCGGCACGGGCGGCGCGCGCGCGGCGAGAGTCCGTAGCGCGGCCGGCGGCGGCTTGTGTCCTCCACTTCTCGCGGGTCGCGTGGTCCATGGCGAGGTCGAAGGCGATTGGTCGCTGGTCGGCCCGGATGTAGGCGGGAATGACGCTCTGGTCCCCCTCCCGAATCCACCCCTCTGCCTCCAGGGCGCAGAGGTGCCGCCGGACGGTCCGCTTGTCGCACTCGGCGTACTCAGCCAGGGTGTCCACGCCCGCCCACGCGTGGCGGCCGTTCTTGTGCGCATGTC
It encodes the following:
- a CDS encoding helix-turn-helix domain-containing protein — translated: MSAEAQAWAISQRIGNATRKLVLWGLAGHAHKNGRHAWAGVDTLAEYAECDKRTVRRHLCALEAEGWIREGDQSVIPAYIRADQRPIAFDLAMDHATREKWRTQAAAGRATDSRRARAARAGAEGGRRSAAARWSEGQADEQVEAGGAPDIGRGDDLSPGEETPRGDNTGPDGVTPGAERGDRAVSPKPKDEPTPEPVGQSDGRARRDVEAMDEQEFVGYVVSLANLGMQHGAVGEAFNRLVHTNPLHRDAVERWRRGEIFGEGAENAPPPEPVPRQVIAAAVYRAARAYRPTPERRQIDRMSYFTPVVRQEAERHRTRNLDPPPHAGHDDSASGRRPSPRRTAPAGRPGAPGARTYSDAA